A single genomic interval of Deltaproteobacteria bacterium harbors:
- the lnt gene encoding apolipoprotein N-acyltransferase, giving the protein MKIPARAVPWAHGALFAVLYASGTPGYDVPLLPFVCWLPFFTLMKSARDSRNAAWRGFLAGIGTNLLLFYWIAYTVAVPGRIGWPAGCLAALLVAAYMGSYFSAAGFIVFRLGKRFGSAGLFAFPCAWTGLEYARSVLFTGSPWMLFGYSLTQSAVLMQAADLAGVFGLGFLLTLANVCLFRAGEILSAGERRRAAMHAAGAIAVLVFFLAYGSWRISEWSRRPDGPGLRIAIAQGGIDQSVKWETAYQNKTLEIYGRLTREAASKGARITVWPETAAPFFYWWEVEMSREVERSASENGVPLIFGAPWFNPSEGGKYYNSVFLLDRQGVLEGRYDKRHLVPFGEYIPLKQVFFFVRKMTEGGEDFSAGTGPALFNVEGGPAGASVCYEAVFPGIIRESVLAGARWLVNVTNDAWFGDTVAPRQHLAMARMRAVEFRRPMVRAANSGISALIDARGEAVATLGLFRSEVLVGEIFPGKGDTIYAKTGEIFAICCTIITFFILCILLRGVDGVRTAGRKVRRA; this is encoded by the coding sequence TTGAAAATCCCGGCCCGGGCGGTTCCATGGGCGCACGGCGCCCTGTTCGCGGTCCTCTATGCGTCGGGCACGCCGGGATACGACGTCCCGCTGCTTCCGTTCGTCTGCTGGCTTCCGTTCTTTACGTTGATGAAGTCGGCGCGGGATTCCCGGAATGCGGCGTGGCGGGGGTTTCTCGCGGGCATCGGTACGAACCTCCTGCTGTTCTACTGGATCGCATACACGGTAGCCGTCCCCGGAAGGATCGGATGGCCCGCCGGGTGCCTGGCGGCTTTGCTGGTCGCCGCCTACATGGGGAGCTATTTTTCCGCCGCCGGATTCATCGTCTTCCGCCTGGGCAAGAGATTCGGAAGCGCCGGCTTGTTCGCGTTCCCCTGCGCCTGGACCGGCCTGGAATACGCGCGGTCGGTCCTCTTCACGGGAAGCCCCTGGATGCTGTTCGGATACAGCCTGACGCAAAGCGCGGTCCTGATGCAGGCGGCCGACCTTGCAGGCGTATTCGGACTGGGATTCCTGCTGACGCTTGCCAACGTATGCCTGTTTCGGGCCGGAGAGATATTATCCGCGGGGGAGAGGCGCCGCGCGGCGATGCACGCGGCCGGCGCGATCGCCGTCCTGGTATTTTTCCTTGCGTATGGATCCTGGCGCATCTCGGAGTGGAGCAGGCGCCCCGACGGCCCGGGCCTGCGCATCGCGATCGCGCAGGGGGGCATCGACCAGTCGGTAAAGTGGGAGACCGCCTACCAAAACAAAACGTTGGAAATCTACGGGCGGCTGACGCGCGAGGCGGCTTCGAAAGGCGCCCGGATCACGGTGTGGCCGGAGACCGCCGCCCCCTTCTTCTACTGGTGGGAGGTAGAGATGAGCCGCGAAGTCGAAAGGTCGGCTTCGGAGAACGGCGTTCCGTTGATCTTCGGCGCCCCCTGGTTCAATCCTTCCGAAGGAGGGAAATATTACAACAGCGTGTTCCTCCTCGACCGGCAGGGAGTCCTGGAAGGCAGATACGACAAGCGTCACCTGGTACCCTTCGGTGAATATATCCCGCTGAAACAGGTGTTTTTCTTCGTGCGCAAGATGACGGAAGGGGGAGAGGATTTCTCCGCGGGCACGGGCCCCGCCCTTTTCAACGTCGAAGGCGGGCCGGCGGGCGCTTCCGTGTGCTACGAAGCCGTCTTCCCGGGGATCATACGGGAAAGCGTGCTCGCGGGGGCGCGATGGCTCGTAAACGTGACGAACGACGCCTGGTTCGGGGACACGGTGGCGCCTCGGCAGCACCTTGCGATGGCGCGCATGCGGGCGGTGGAGTTCCGCAGGCCGATGGTCCGCGCCGCCAATTCGGGGATCAGCGCGCTGATCGACGCCCGCGGGGAAGCTGTGGCGACCCTTGGCCTGTTCCGCTCGGAAGTGCTGGTCGGAGAGATCTTCCCGGGGAAAGGGGACACGATATACGCGAAAACAGGTGAAATCTTCGCAATTTGCTGTACTATAATAACTTTTTTCATTCTGTGTATCCTTTTGAGAGGCGTCGATGGGGTCAGGACTGCTGGAAGAAAAGTTCGCCGTGCTTGA
- the ybeY gene encoding rRNA maturation RNase YbeY: MTRYGVSIRQHPRPAPFDGAKLRALVRNALALLEPDAADLRILVVDDAEMTEWNRRFLGRPRTTNVISFPDGDAPGLAGDILISAPTCLRQTSGWPGSSEERVLFFIIHGILHLSGHDHELGATEARRMRSAEMKLYRSALGKVRS, translated from the coding sequence ATGACGCGGTACGGCGTCAGTATCCGGCAGCATCCGAGACCCGCGCCCTTCGATGGAGCGAAGCTGCGCGCGCTGGTGCGCAATGCGCTCGCCCTTCTCGAACCCGATGCGGCGGACCTGAGGATTCTCGTTGTGGACGACGCCGAAATGACGGAATGGAACCGCCGGTTCCTCGGCCGCCCCCGTACCACCAACGTCATCTCCTTTCCGGACGGGGATGCCCCGGGCCTTGCGGGGGACATCCTGATCTCCGCGCCGACCTGTCTCCGGCAGACGTCCGGATGGCCGGGGTCGTCCGAGGAGAGGGTCCTGTTTTTCATCATCCACGGAATCCTGCACCTGTCGGGCCACGACCATGAACTTGGCGCGACCGAAGCGAGGCGGATGCGCTCGGCGGAGATGAAGCTGTATCGTTCGGCGTTGGGAAAGGTGCGCAGTTGA